The window TGAATCATGATGGACTATTCCACAGTAATCTAATTTTAGCTAGTTTCAGGTGCACCCACCCTTATCTATGCTTtcagtgttagagtttatgtgttAGGGGTATACTTGTctatgcttatgtgttagggaTGTATTTGTTTATGTTTCCATTATAAGTTATAGAGTtgtgattttttattacttAGGGAGTCCTATGTAATTCCTAAGAATGTTTAGTGAAGTAAATAGGAGTTAGGAGATTCTTCTCCCTAACTCACGATTctttcatctcttttcttcttctcttcttcctttcttggttcGGTTCAGCTGTAAACTCTTGCTGTTCAACTATTTTCAAGCATCCTACATATTTTAACTTTCAGGCAGAAGCTTCACAGTACCGACTTGTTCAAGACCACCATGTGAGTTAAACTTAACACAGACAACTCCTCCAATCCTAGTCCCATCACCCATTCATGGAGTCATTCATAATAGCAAGGCCAACCAAAATTGATTGGCCGAGTACATCCTTGTGAGATGGACAAACACTGGTAGGAGATTGAAGTTTCAGAGAAATAATGCAACTCACATCGCTGATATTCAGTGGCTCTTCCCATAAGTTGTCTGAGATGGGAACTCTCCAACAGATTAACCAGGATTCATAATATCCAGAAGAGATGAAATTCAGGGAGCTCCACGTTTTGCCATCCTTTCTATCTTCTATATGTTTCTAAAAGCTACAGATCGTGTGATACAAGgggaaaataggatgcccaattCACACTTTGCAATAACTAAAGGTTTTATACTAACTGACAACCTAAGAAAACCCTCCTCATATCCacttatattataacacttttCTACATGTACAAAAAGAGAGAATTATCATCACGTTTACTATATTTACTAAAGGTTTTATGCTGACTGACAACCTAAAAAAATCTCCTCATATATCCAGGCTTTGGACCAAAATATTGACAAACACTAGCAAGAGTAATGATTGATAAAAAGTATAATGCTGCAAAAAGAAATTCACGGTATTAACCGAGCTGTATTTGGTAAATACCACCAACATTATGGTTAAAAAACTTCTGCAACAATGAAAATGGAAGTGTCCTCAAATATATCAGAAAAGCTTTTGCAAGCAAATTTTACCAAACCAAACACACATATGCCTGTGCAACGACAACAACACGCGCACAGAAAAACAAAAGCATGGGTGGAGTTTCAAAGAATAATAAACATATAACCTATCGACCCAAAGTTGGGCAGAGGATCTGGTATTGTGGAGTTCTAAATTCTAAGCACTGTGTAACGAAGAAATATCCATGCCTATGAAACTAAGCTGCTTTAGTACAACACTTAcagaaaatcataaacaaaaaggaaaggggaGAAGTGAAGACAAACTTAGGCTGGACAACAGCTTCATGCCTCCTAAAAATGATTGATCGATGAACCCACTGGAATTCCTACCTTGATCTTCCCAATGCAGTAATTGTAGCATCTTTTCTTCAAGGTTATCACCGAATTTCTTTTGCCAATCGGACGAAATAAAGAGTCCAACAGCATCAATAAATCCTCTACGGAGTGATCACAATTCAAACTCATCTTCCAGCTTCAAAGCTTCAGCCGCAGCCTCCTCCTCTTCATCATCGATTACAAAATATGGGTTGTGCACCTCAGGCCGGAATTTATAACCCGTGAATATGTAGAATGCCAGAGTTGCCAACTCTCCAGCAACCACACTGGTCCACATATAGCGGTATGACGTGATAGTCACCAAGGCGTATACCACAACGCGTGTGAAGTAAATGTAGCAGATAACAACAATGTAGTATTGCCGGAACAGCGTCAACTTCATCAAGTTTACGGCAGCCTTTCCATCAGTGCGAGCAGCCTCCCGCAGATTCTTAATGGACCACACAATAGGGAACAGTACAGCACAACAACAAATAACATCAACAAGCAGGAAAACCTGTTTCCACGTGATCCAGTCCTGTGCATAGGGTCCGCTCTCATCGATCACGACCTGCGCAATATTAGCAACAACCTGGAGTGGGATCACAATCATCAAGACCTTCTTCTCTTTGTCCTGCAGGTAGGGTTTCACGAAGGACCAGCCAGTGCCAATCAAGACAATCAAGGTGAAGAGCGTAATCCCTTTCAAAAAGCTGAAAATGTAAAAGAGGACATCCCAACCGTGAGCGCTGCCGGTGCGCTTAATGTATGATTTGTCCTCTCCCTCGCATAGAAGATTGAGTGCCTTCAGGATAACAACGGCAAGCATAAAAAAATGGATCCGGAAGACAGTCAATCGCTTCTTGTAAAGGACATAGATCCAAAGACCCGCCAGAGAGAAATAaatcaagaaaaagagaaagtaaaTTCTTGGAAGAATGGTCACGCCGGCTGACAAATAGTCCGGTCGAGCAGTCTTTGGATCGAGATTATACATGGCGGACCGAACATCCATAGAGACCTGAAGCTGCTGAAGGCAATTGGCGAAGACAAGAGTGAACTGATTCGCATCGGTCTCCGTAAAGACAAAATTGAAGCTTTTAGCGCCTTTGAGACGATCAAAGGTGTAGACAACCTTGACGAGATCGGATTGGAGAGCACAGGTGATATCCAGATCCTGGATCTGTTGGAGGACATGGATCCAGGAATCTCTAGTACTGAGGAAAAACCCAACCTGTTGGAGATCAAGTTCTGGACTGGGGTTAGAGAGTGAAATTTGGGAGACGTTGAGTTCAAGGCGACCCGTGTGTGTGAATCCAAACTCATCGAAAGGGATTATTGATCGATCGTCGGACCGGATCTCCGAGAAACGAATCTCAGCAAATgcgaaagagaagaagaaagcaacaacTATGACTGCAGAGAGCATACGAGAGGATCGAGAAGAGATCACCATGTTTACGAGACCCGTGTACCAGATCTCAGATCTCTCGCTCTTTCTCACTCTGTTATCTACTCTGCTTCGATTTCACTTAACTTTTAAGACCCCCCAGTCCCAGAAGAAGAACCCTGTGGCAAGTAAACGCGGACCCACCCTCGAGTCCTCGACAAAGTCGAAACGATTCCTTTGCGGGGAAAGATAGATGGGCTAATGGCAATGAATACGAGAAATTTCAATGGTCCCTCGTAACAGTTTGATTGGAATCTTTCATTAGAGTCTTAATTagagttttcttttttaattaataataataataataataataataataatgataagtTTTAGTTTTAAATCACGGTATATCGTGAGTTGATACCAATACTACTATTAAATCATGGTATATCGTATTTGATACTAATACCGATAACAATATACTGATGAATTAATTGGTCTGTATTTCTGTATTGGTCCAATTCAATATCAAAAGGtctctttctacccaaaaaaaaaaaaaaaaaaaaaaacaatcaaagtTCACTTTTTAGTTAAAATAAGGTGAAATTATTGGGTTGCACAAATTAAGTTTGCTCATGCACAACCACCTACTCACTGTATTTTCAGTTGACAAAAATACACtgatttgggtttgggtttataAAACTACCCAAAATAGTGTTCCTCCCTCAACTTATGACCTTTTTTGACAGTTTTACCCTCACATCACCTTCTCCGATTTTGATTCTACCGACGAGACCATCCGCTCCTAcccgcttcttcttcttctgcttcttgcCACTCCACCAGCCATGCCCCAAACCTACACGCCCCCACCCCTATTGCACCCCACCTGACCCACCCTCCTCCTTATACCACCCCACCTGTTCCTTCccatttcttcttattcttctcctgCCTGCAATCCCACCCCTTGAACCACCATTTTTACTAAAGCTACCCAGCCAACCCCCGTCCCCGTGAGCAACCCTAGCCCCGATACCCTCTAAGCCCCAACCATCCTTACCTCCTGCAACCCTCGCCCAACCAACCCTCCCTATTACCCGCGCCCATTCCTTGAAACCCCGTCCAACACCCTGTTGCCCTTGCGCAACCGTGCAATTATTGCCTTGGCTGGCACTATAGAGCCTCAACTCCCACTGCCTCTCCATGTGCGAACCTCTATCTCCTCGCCCTTCCGCAAGCCCAAATCCTGTTGAACTGGACAAAGGTGAATCTCACAGTACTCCGCTTCTTACCAAGAGAAGATGTAGTAGAGCCTATGAAACCGTCCAATGATGGCAATGATTTAAGAATCTTAAATGTTATCACGGACAACAAAATGAGAGAAGGAAAAGTTTCGGTTGCAAAAACTTGAACGTTGAGTAAATTGTGTACACCGAGAAGGTGGTGAACAACGGGAGGAGACGATGGTAGTAAATCATTTGATGGATAACATCTATGATCGGTACACTGTTGGGAGAGGACATGGGATGGTATCACCGTTGACCTTTGGATTAACAAATTAGAGTGAATGCTTAGAATAGGAAGCAATCGGCAACTTATTTTCATAATCAAATTGTGCAACGACAGTATCGATGCTGGGGTGCAGCAATATGTTGGGTATGGGTTGGAGGCGCTTGATAGCATAGGCCAAAAGCAAGACGATTTGTTCAACATGGTTAATATGAACTGAAGGATGCAATTGGATCAAGGACTTAGccatggtggaggaggaggagaggttCAGCTAGACAATTGCAAGGGTAGGGTGGAAGATGGATTGTAGGTTTTGGCTTTGGGAATGAAAATGGGTTGCAGGGTGGGGTGTgatcatagttagcaaaaacgaGAACGACAAGAAAATGGAAACAGACAGTATgagttttaaacggtaaaaacaGATGGtcaaataaaacagtaaaaaaaaactgagataaaaaacaaaaagtggaCGGTATGGATTTTAAATGtgtatatttcaaaaaaatgggaaaaaactgTACAATTCTCATAAAAATTGTGGAATTTTGACTTGAATATCTGCTTCTAATGTTCAAAACAGCTGTAACATCCAAAATTAATCCGTATATTTGTACATCCCATTGTAAGTTCCAAGACATGTCATCTAATATCATCCCATATCAATTCCCAGTTCATACACCATAATATGCAAAGTTTTGTTGACCAATGTGGTTTGACTATGGTGTtgctcattgttgtcaacacaaccAACACACTAATTAATTGATGCATGTTCAGTTGGAGTTTTGAGTCATCGCTTTAGAAACCCTTTTCAATAGATGCGAGCTTAATGGGTCCATACATTAACCCTTGAGTTAAATGTGATATCATGATAAATATAGTCATTCAAGTCATCTTTATGGTAGCAAAAGAATCAGGTTGAGCGGAGTTTGGGAGATAGAGAATAGTCAGTTAAGCAAGTCAGTGCGGACGACAAGCAATACTAcataaaaaatgtcaaaaaaaagggaatatgTTTTAAGTGCGTGGGAATGCTTGTCGTTTGCCTTTTTCCCTGTATGTTTGGGAAACAAACGACAAAATagatttaaaacaataaaaaatgtgAACGTGTTTAAAATGACATTTTAAACGTGTTTTTGCTAACAATGGGTGGGATTGTAGTATAGCCGGAAGGTGTAGGGTCATTGGGTCTATCATTGGACAAGTGGGGGCAGGGTGGTGGGGCAAGGTTGCAAGGGAGGGGCAAGACCAAAGGGATGGTTGTGGGGTCAAGGGAGGGTGGAGCCGTGCAGGGGCAGGGTGGGGTTACAGGAAAGGAGGGGATAGGAAGGCAGAGTAAGCTGTAAAATTTAGTAAAAATGTCAAACAACCTGGATAAGGGAGGGAGAAACACTATAATGGGTGGTTTTGCAAACCTAGACTCAATGTTGTATAAATTTGTTATAAGTAAAATATACAGTGGGTGGTTTTGTAAAGGAACCACTTTTTACTCATGCGGGTTGACCCATATTGGTGCCATATCGATATTGGATCCAACCGATATCTATTTGTATCAGCCAATATCACGATATATTGATTTAAAACCATGGTCTTGAGCTTTAAAACCTCATGGCTTCTtagataaaatattttatttttgggaaaaagacctctgtccaggagtgtggactacaccagcactcccacgagtctctctctcctccccatgtgaaaagacacctctgtccccttgttttaaggaggagagagacagacatatggaagtgctgacgtaggccacactcctgtacagaaaactgctgGCTTCTTCGTTTGTGCATACCTCAGAGATTACCCTCCTATGTATATTTATGAACGGTCATATTGTACAATGCATTTCCAGAAGTTGTTGAAAATCATAATTAGTAGATACATGCATTATTTGTGTATCTGAACATATGAGTgtaaaaaacctatttttacgTTTTAAACCTTAGATATGGATAATTAGAAGGTATGAATATTAAACATATATTATACGTGTATTAAACACGTACTATACATCCTAATCTAAAGTgattacaaaattaaaataaaaaacgaaataagtaaaagaagagaaagtttCACTAAGAAACCCCTACCATTCCCAATACCGAAAACCGCCCATTGAAGAGTTgcaacatcatcttcttcccccaAGCTCAATTTACAGGCTCACAATCCATCAATggcttattttcttttcaagcAAGGGTTCCCCTAAATCGCAAGTCCCTTATCTTCTTCCCCAAGCTTGATTCATAGCCTtcatctttttcctctcttctaaATTTGGAACCCTAAATCACTCATTCTTTAAGTGGATAGCTTGAATTGCATCATCATCGATTGATCAAGCTCTAGCGGAGAGTTACAGAATCTTTCTCTTCTAATTTGATCCCGCTACTCCGTTTCTAACTCTCTGTAAGTATCTCTCAGCTCTATTTTTTTGACATGTTTATGGTTCTGCCTTATAGGTATGCTTCGTTAGtcatctctctcactctctcttttgtttgattaaatgagaaaaatatcagTTTGGGATCAAAGAGAAACTTAGAAAGAGACAATTATGTCACCGAAAAAAATGGGATTTGATTATGTTCttatagaaaaaagaaattatgtCACTTCAATGGATGGTATGTGATGAAGACATTGGACAAGTGGTCAAATTCCTAGCAtacttggtagctagtggtgcgtaaaggcccattgctaccgggaggtcttgagttcaagcctCTTGGTTCACGTTCTACATAACCCCctttacctatcaaaaaaaaaaggggaaatttataaaacaccccctgaaaatgggtcgaaactcgaatcaccccctgaaatttgaaaatactcagatcaccccctggaaTAGAGTCCAATACTCAGATTCAACCCTACCGTTAATCAACTAAtgaagtcagctagttaaaatttttgaaaaccctaaactacccttagaagagtataatttctattttacccttagatctaaaaacccaatatgtacttttttttttcttaattaaaataaggaatcGGAGAGGGAATatcccctctccttcttccctaaATGACCTGCAACTTAATCTCTGCAACTTATAGGGTTTCAAAATTATAGGTAGAAACCTATAAATCGCGGTTAACCGGAGTGGCCACTTGCTCTACAACTCCCGACGAAGGGATAAACTCATATGACGACCAGTATGCCGATGAAGGTTATCGGAAAAAAAACCCTTGCGATTTAGCGGAATGGCCACCTactctccatctccatctctctcGGAGACCACagcggcggtggcggtggttCAAGTGTTATTAATCGCAGCACCTATGCTGCCTCTATTTGGTTTACAAATCCATCaacaaataaaaccctaaaatcaaaacatgggtaaaaaaacaaaatcagttAAATAATGATGAATTGCTAATCCACACTTCTAAATCCTGATACGTGGCCCTTCACTTGCTTTTGGAGCTCCAAAACataattaataaaacaaaatcaaacaatTTTTAACAATCCAAGCACATCCAGATCAAAGCTTTGACATAATAACCTGGGCACAAGCTTGATGAAAGAAACCTTTGGTTTACAATCCATCTGAAAAATTGGGGAAAGAAACATTTGGTTTACAAATCCATCTGAAAAATTTGGGAAAAGAAACTTTCAGTTTACAAATCCAtctgaaaaaataagaaaagaaacatCCGGTTTACAAATCCATCTAAAGATTTCAAAAATGAGAATCGAAGAATGGTCGT is drawn from Telopea speciosissima isolate NSW1024214 ecotype Mountain lineage chromosome 1, Tspe_v1, whole genome shotgun sequence and contains these coding sequences:
- the LOC122665392 gene encoding protein CANDIDATE G-PROTEIN COUPLED RECEPTOR 7-like — translated: MVISSRSSRMLSAVIVVAFFFSFAFAEIRFSEIRSDDRSIIPFDEFGFTHTGRLELNVSQISLSNPSPELDLQQVGFFLSTRDSWIHVLQQIQDLDITCALQSDLVKVVYTFDRLKGAKSFNFVFTETDANQFTLVFANCLQQLQVSMDVRSAMYNLDPKTARPDYLSAGVTILPRIYFLFFLIYFSLAGLWIYVLYKKRLTVFRIHFFMLAVVILKALNLLCEGEDKSYIKRTGSAHGWDVLFYIFSFLKGITLFTLIVLIGTGWSFVKPYLQDKEKKVLMIVIPLQVVANIAQVVIDESGPYAQDWITWKQVFLLVDVICCCAVLFPIVWSIKNLREAARTDGKAAVNLMKLTLFRQYYIVVICYIYFTRVVVYALVTITSYRYMWTSVVAGELATLAFYIFTGYKFRPEVHNPYFVIDDEEEEAAAEALKLEDEFEL